Within the Candidatus Lokiarchaeota archaeon genome, the region GCGCCGGAACAAAACTCCTACATCCTGGCAAGCCGATTCGGCTTGCACACACTCCTCTCCTCCTCAAGCGCGGGCGTAAAGCCTGCAAACCAAGCAATCTTTTTCTCAGGCGCTCCTCGCACCTTCACATTCTTCACCCCATCAGGACATAATGCCCTTCTGCATAGATACGATTCAGTGTACAAAAGCCAACAAGTTATCTCGACAGTAGTACGCAATCCAGTTTGAGTTGTTTGAGAATCAATGGTACAGCTTCTTCTCGCAAGTTCAACTAGCTCGAGGTTTACGAAGCGAAGTTCACCTAAAGAATCTAATTCGAAAAGAGAGTATCTAGGTGAACATTTCTCTGAGATATGGCTCTCTACTACTTTGCAGACGCATTCGAATTGGGGCAGATCCATGTGAAAAGACTTCAACAAAAAACGGGTTAGATGATTCCGCAACTTTCAACCAGTAACCGTTTTCACACCTATAGTAGCTATAGTTGAGGTTGTTTTCCTTAACCTCGATGATAGAGCCTTCACCAAGTTTGTCAAGTTTCTCAACAACAAGCTTCGAATGTTTAGATCCGTCTTCAACAGGATGCGAAAGGTAGAATTTTTGAATTCTACCTGATTCCCTGCAGAGAACTGCGACATGGGGACGTTTGCAGGAATCCCACTTAGTGGGTATAGGGGGATTTCGACAGAGATACGCACCTGTTGCTGACGCAAGAACTGAATATGCACCCTCATCGATCATCATTGACTCAATACCTTTTGCTGCTGTTTCTTGTACCATGGACGAGGGACTGCCCAGTAGCATGATTCAATTACTCCGATATAATATAATAAGCTGTTAGAAGCTCATATCCTCAGGAGTTGTTTTCTATACTGCATTCTATTCCACTTAGAGGGGTTCTAACAGCCATTCTGCAAAAGTCATTTTGAAGATGTCATTGCATGTCATAAACATGAAAGGCAAATCGGAAAGAGTGACATAATTCATGGTCTTTATCTTAACAATCGGACAACTGTGGGGGTATTAACAGTTCAGTCGTTTTCGTAGTGCAGGCAAAATCCCTTTGAGCTCGTCAAATACTTCTTCAGCCCCCGCCTCAAGAAGCTCTTCTTTCTTGACTTCGCCAGTTGCAACACCCCAAAAAGCAATGTCAGCTCTCCTTGCAGCTTCAGCATCTATGCTTGCATCTCCAACATATATTGCCTCACTCGGCTTCACATCGAGTCGTTTAAGAACACGAATCAAACCATCGGGAAAAGGTTTCGGATTGGGGGATTCGTTGCGAGTCTGAATAACATCAAAAAGATGATCTACGTTGATTTGATCCAATATCTTGTCAACCGCTTCCCGGCCATTATTGGTCAATATTG harbors:
- a CDS encoding HAD-IA family hydrolase, with the protein product MLEAVVFDLDGTIIALTLPLNKMRDDTKEFYLKKGLPPRLLDSTDGISSSTKKAKQYFMERGMSEEEWDQLQREVDVVLNKHESDAANEVRLVDKAKSVVKSVSDLGLKTAILTNNGREAVDKILDQINVDHLFDVIQTRNESPNPKPFPDGLIRVLKRLDVKPSEAIYVGDASIDAEAARRADIAFWGVATGEVKKEELLEAGAEEVFDELKGILPALRKRLNC